The sequence ctaggcatgcagactgcttctacacacatttgtgaaagaatgggtcgctttcaggagctcagtgaattgaAGTGTGGTACCGTGATAGGGTTCCACCTGTGTAATAAGTCCATTCtggaaatttcctcactactaaatacaTTCCACGCTCAACTGTTAGTGCTATTATAACAAAGTAGAAGCAACAGCAACTCAGTCCATGAAGTGGTAGATcacataaaatcacagagtgGGGTCGGTGCATGCTGAGGAACACAGTGTGCAGAACTtcctgcagagtcaatagctacagaacTCCAAGCTGCATATggtcttcagattagctcaagatcagtgtgtagagagcttcctGCCGAGCGGCCGTATccgagccttacatcaccaagtgcaatgcaaagcgtcagatgcagtggtgtaaagcacgctgtcACTGGACTGTAGAGCACTGGACACGTGTTCTCTGGAGCGAGGGGTTGGGCTCAACCCCTGAGTTCCATTGAAAAGAACtctcaatgcttcagcttcataccaagacattttggacaatttcatgctctttgtgggaacagtttggagctgaccccttcctgttccaacatgactgcacaccagtgaccaaagcaaggtccataaagacatggatgattgagtttggtgtggaggaacttgactgacctgcacagagtcctgacctcaaccccatagaacacctttgggatgaattagagcggagactgtgagccagaccttctcgtccaacatcagtgtctgaccttctagaggaatggtcaaaaattcccataaacacactcctaaaccttgtggaaagccttcccagaaaggttgaagctgttatagctgtaaagggcgggacaactccatattaagaATGGAATGccatgttcatgtaaaggcagacgtcccaaaacttttggcaatattgtgtatccGGAGCACTTATCGAAATTTCCCATGAACAGCTTAACCAAACACTGTGGAATCAACACCAGATCTTTTATCTTGTAGAATCAGGAAACAACACACCTGGCCATAAAACTGTATCCATCAATCAACTGTGCAACTACTTTTGAGTCCATGAGAATGGAGGAACTGTGTAAAGATTAATTCAATATTTCTGAATTAAGGCTGTAAGTGTGAACTTCAACCACATCCTGATTTCCATCATGGTGGAGTACAGAGGCGAAATTACACagtttcacagtgtgtgtgtcctttgtACACACAAAGTACGCATCATGTGAcctgagctttttaaaaaataaagcactgtACCGAGTGTATTGAAGTTCACTAGGCTCAAGTGAAgccctgcgtgtgtgtgttgcacaaTGATGTGGtggacacactgacactgttccGAGCTTTCAGTATGTTATCATTAGAACATTGCACAACGCTGTGTTGCTTCAGGAgaacaagagtgtgtgtgtgtgtgttctcacagtGCAGCAGTGGTTAATGAAGCGTGCCAGGTTTCCACATTTGGTGGCATCAATGATGGTGTCATGATCGACGCGGAACAGGTAACTGCTCCCGATTCCTTCCTGAGCGTAACGCTTCTCGCGATTATCAGCCACCATCTGAAAccatcaacacatcacacacgggTCAGTACACAACAGCAGGATCTTCCAGAAGACTGACTAATAGGTTACTtaaaaagtggaataaaaaaacaaacaagagctCATATAAAACATGATTAATACTTTataccataaataaataaattcctaaTATCTGCATAACAATCATTTAACAAAATAACTTATTATCTCGATATTTAAATGATTCGCTTCATAGCAGGAATTTCTTTGTTGATATTCGGCATACAGAATTCTATGACATGCAAATGAGCTTCTAACAAGAGAAATGAAGTGCGATTAAAATGCTCTCAGACGAATACATGGTGCCTCCACAGGTTAATTATACTGACCATTACGTGACCATAAGAAGATAAACCACTGCAATAGTTTTACCTGTCTGATGTTCTGACCCACATACTCAATGACCATCTCGTCTGCGGCGATGGGCTCCATGGCGAACAGACCCCACTCGTGGATGCGGCTGCGTCCGAAACGCAGTTTCTTCTTGCGGAACTGCAGACAGACAAAAAcgcagaattaaaaaaaaaaaaaaaaacgttctgGCAGTTTGACGGTCAATCAACTCTTCTAACCAATCAAAATCCAGACTTTCTGCATCAGCATCACTGCTAGAGTTCTGAAAAAAACTGCAGAAGTCACGTGTTTCCACATCACAGAGTGCACTTTATCTCGCTGATATGAGGAGAACACCCAGCAAGGGTCAAAGGTCAATCTCATTGAACACTGAATGGGACGTACAGTCATCTTTTTTTGATTAAAGCTGCGGTGTGTAATGTTTACAGCCCCTGTAAAGTGAAGGGCACTTGCAATAAAAACAAGGACAAATCTTCTCCTTGACTGCACACTATCTACTTGAACTTTGTATGTCTTAAAGTCTCAAAAGGAAAAAGGGGTGGAGCTAATCTTCAGGACAAACAAAACCCTGAAATGAGTCTGTTATAGATGGCCACTTTAAACTGATCAGTTAGTTTAAAAACATGGTCACTTATTTAACTGAGACAGTTGTCGTTTCTCTTCCTTTTCAGTCCAGAACACTATCTAACTCGCATTCGGTGGAGTGTTTGGAATTGTTCTGTTCCTCCTCAGACAATAAAACCCCGCTACAAGGTCAGCACACGCTCCGTAATCAGAGCCGAGTGTGTGATAAGGAGGAGTGAAGGTCGCAGTCTGACGCTTCACCTTGAGCTGGTTGAGTTTCAGCAGATCCGAGTCCATGACGGCGGGGGTCCCGATGGCACTGAGGAGACGCCTCTGCTCCGAACGCCTCTCTGACAGAACACGGTTCGAAGCCTGGTGGGGGGGGGTGGCggtacagaaaaacagaaacacatggGGGGCAGAAACAGATGAAAGATTAGGTAatcataaattaaaataataaacacaaaatgaagTTATTCAGCTATAAATTCTCTCAAGTTGAAGACTAAAATAATAGAAAcgttattttgaaataaaatatgaaccTGCAATATTCTTAACACATGAAAAGTACACGGttctgtaaagtaaaataaaataaagtaaaagaaacaaaaaaacccttgtTTTAGGAAAACTAAATAAAGATCATTTCTCCTTTCTATTTAAtttgtgattttgtttaaaaaaagttgtGTGCAGAAGCACTGAGATCAGAGAGGGTCATGTTTTAATGACAGTAACGCTCTGAAACTTTGTGAGTGGACGTTGTGTAAGGTCACGCACCACAACGTCGTAGTCCACGGCTTCCTGCACGGCCTCGGGGAGGTCCAGGTCCAGGTACACGTCCTTCTCTTTGCGGCTGATGGCGTAGTAACCCTCGCTGCGGGCGCATCCCGTGACGTGCTGCCTCAGCTGCCCGTCCACCGCCTTCTTCTTACGCCGCGGGTTTGGGATGTTAGTGAGTGCAAACGGGGGTCAAGGGTCACAATTTACAGACACAAGACTccactgtacatcagtgtctacatTAAACATGCAGCATTCACCTTAAAGAGCTCACGAACAGATCAGGAGCTGCACGAGATCACGTTTTAGGACACTGACCTTATAACTAGCTGTAATACcaacatttacaaaaacatgATAAAAGTTTGCATAAAAGGATATTAGTGTGAGGGACCCAGTGTGTGTCGTTGAGCCAGTCCGCGTTGTGGTCATCCTGCAGCAGCTTCTCGTACGTGACCTTAAGCAGACGCATGTCCTCCTGGTCCAGCCCGGTGTTCCAGATGTCATACAGGATGGTCATCTGTTCAAACTCACTGCGCTGCTTGTACGAACACAGAGGGGCTGGGAGAGGGGGCGGGGCCAAGCTGGTCTTCCTCTGGGTCGACGGTGTGACTCCAGCTTCTTGCAGGAAGAGACGCTCGCTTTTCCTTACCTCCTCGCGTTCAAACCCGAGCTGCTCGTCGAGGCCAAAGTCGGAGTCGGCCGAGTCggagctggagctggagctggagaGATCAGCCGTCTCCAGGTGCTCCACATCCACGTCCTCCTCCGGGGCGAAGTCCTGACCACGGAGACGAAACAAAGATGTTACAATCCGTATCCGTCCTCGGCCTTAAAGAATAGCTTTAATAGCTTACTCTTTGAAATTTAGCCTACAGAAATATTCATAATCATTTTTTAAgaacataaattaaaaaatagacTATTGCTGCAATTTTGAAGACATATTTTATGTTTGAGAGGCGGGCGGGAGTCATAGCAAATTCAGCTAAGAGGAAATGAGTGagtttttcttgtttaaagCAGACAGGAAGTTCTAAACATGCTAAAGCACATTATTTACACCAGTGAGGTCAATGATGTCCGGCTCTGTATGACGCAAACATCTGTTACGTCTAAACTAACACGTTTGGAGCTGGTGTACACAACTAGATTTAGACACGTTTCAGAGCTGCTCTGTGGAGGCTTCTGTACCTGAAGGAAAAGAAACCGGACGCTTTGCTGCaatgaaaatgatgaaattCAGGAAAGGAGAAATAACTTCATCACTGCTCACAACTGAAACGGATGTTTGCGGATTATTCAACTTAATTTCACATAAATCCTGAGTCAAGACCAGGTGGCAGACTGAATACGCACCTCTAACTTCCCTTTCCTCTGCTTCCTGCCATGctcctgcttttgttttttagcaGGCTGCAGTTCCACGTTCTCTTTGTCTTTTCGAGTCCTCTTTTTACTCTTCCCTTTCTCCAGGGATTCCTCCCTCTTGAATGAACCTCTGCGTTTGGAAACGGGGCTGAGGACATGCGCTCCGGCCGAATCTCCGGCCTCGCCCCCGACGAGCCCCATGCTGTAGAGCTCGGGCGTGTCTGTCTGAGAGTCTCCGATGACCTCCTCCGGAGCCTCCTGGACGCAGTGTTGATGGAAGTCTGTGGGGAGCAACACCGCAGTGTCTTGTTTCGTCCTCTTTTGTCCGGCGGAGGACgcaggagaaagaggaggaaggagaaaagctgcagatttggagtAATTGTGCTCCTGGAGGACGAGCATTCCACCTGGATCTAAAGTGAAAAGCCGCGCTTCTGCATCCTCCTCCAGTTTGTGCTCTTCGGCTTCATCCGATGTCTCCGTCTCCTCCGAGTCGACGTCTTCGTCCATCTCAGCGGCCACGTGGGCCAGCACAGAGAGGTCGGGCGTGGATGCGGAGGCTAGCTGAAGCAAACTGGATGCTCCGAGCTGCTCTCTGAGCTTCAGTCTCTGATCCAGAagctcctcttcatcctcatcttcatcaaacTCATCCTCCTCCAGCAGGGAGGGCGTGGAGGGAGCAGACAAGCTGACAGTTCGAGGCCTGCCACGTGGACGACCTTTCTGATTGGGTGTGAGCGGGACTGGAGCGGGATCTTCATAGGCCACCCGAACCAGAGAGGCGTGGTCCAGTGGAAGGTTCTggactgtgagacagacaggagtGGGAGGGGTTCTGGGGGATTCTTTGCCACGTCTGGAAGGAGACTTGGCAGGTGTTGACTGTGGGGACGGAGAACGTTTCCTGGGTTCCTCCGGACGCAGCGAGCGAACAGGAGGAGGGACTGTGAGAACCGAGGTGGGTGACgctgaagggggtgtggccttggTCGGGCGTGAAGCGAACGGGCGGAGCATCGGGGCAGGTTTGGATGACGCGGCTGAGGTAGCAGCGGCAGCGGGTGATGATGTAATAAGCTGATCTGGTGGTTGCGATTTGACCGGAGAAAGGAGGAGGGATGGGGAAGCTGCTGAGGAGGGCGAGAGGGGCGCTGCAGGGACGAGGACGGAGGGTTTGGCTTCACTCTCCTCTGTGGAGAAGGACACGGTCTTGCGGCGCTTCTTCAGAGGAGGCAGGATGGGAGAGGATGGGCGAGGGCAAGGAGGAGACGGCGGTCGGTGATCTGCAGAAGCAGCAGGAGCCATCTTGTcttctttaaaattaaaataaaaacaacaaaaaacaaccatTAACAGTAAAAAATTAATTCCTTTTTAATCACGTTAAATTTAACAGAAGATACAATAATTTATAAAAGACCCTCTGTGTAGGTTGTGTTTTAAACACAAGTTTATAAACCTTTACATTtccaaaataaacatatttgttTGGATTAAAGTTGTATTCTGAAAGTTTGTCACTGACCAGTTTTGAGGTCTGCAGCAGGGACGGCAGGCGACTCGCCGACACTCGTCTTCTCCCTGCGACACAGAACAGAAAAACCACGCCGTTAAACCCGTTTCCTCCGTCACCTCTAATCAGGAGAGGACATATTAAGCTACTACACACTTCTTTTCCATGGCAATGCTGTCCATCGTTGACTCGTCCATGGTGTCCAAGGCCTCGCTCTCGTCCGCTGGCTCCAGCTCTTCTTCGTCTTCCTCGtctgaggatgaagatgatgaggaagaggaagaggatgatgacAGGCTTTCGGATGAAGAGGAGAGGCTCTCGTCGTCGCTGTCTGCGCTGAGGGCTTCGTCTGGGGCGAGAAATAAACAACCTCAGTTAAATACACTTTCATAAAAAACAGTTCATGAATTGGGAATAAATTAAACTGGAACGCTGCTTACCCTCAGACTCGTCTTTCTCACTATcgtcttcatcctcctcctggacacattaataacacatgAACAGAATGTTAATAATAGTTCTATATGTTATTAACAGTTCTTTAGACTAAACTTATCTGAAACTAAGACAAATGACCTGAGCTTTAATCACACAAAGAGCATTGCTGCCACCTGCTGTTCACTTCATGTAATTACAAGCATTAAAATACGACACTATTTAGTCCAAACTATGTGGCCCTTAACTATTACATCATAATTTCCCTTCAGTGGAGCTAAGAGTccaaacccaaacacacaccttttcaGAAGATGACTCGTCAGACGTCTCCTCTCCTTCACTGTCCAGGTCGTACGCTTTACGTGGTTTGGGTCTTTTCCTCCTCTGTACAGAGTCTCTCTCAGCTGCTCGGGTCTCCTCCGGCCGGCTCGCACTGTCAGACACTTTACCCTGGTACGAGTCTAAGGgggcaagcacacacacacaatttcagaCAGTTTAAACATTGACATAGGAGaaacaaacactgcacacacactgtataatacacaGCTGTACAGACAGATAAAACACAGATGTTTGTAGCAGTGCCTCTATCTAGGTTTTTAAAACTCATGATGTTCATAATTAGATGCTATTTTTCCTCATCAAAATACAAAGTacataaaatgtgtgttttttgctgttttggGTCAAATGTATGCCCAATGAAAATCCTATGCCTGACTTTTTGTATCAATCATATTCAGTACTGGAATTCCAAACTGGTATCCCCAATTTGGAATTCCAGTACTGAGAATTTATTGCACATTTATTGTGTGCAACACTGCGAAGATTCTGAGCGTGACATGTGATGTCAGtctaagttaagttgtctttatttgtcacatatacattactgcacagtgaaattctttcttcacatatccttaggggttggggtcagagcgcagggtcagctgtGATACAGCGGCCCTGGAACAGGGTGGGTtgtgggccttgctcagggcccaacagtggcagcttgaatgTGACGGGGCTTGAAcgccgatcttctggtcaacgacccagagccttaaccacttgagccaccaccacccgcACATGGTACCAACATCCTCTATTGTAATGGACTGTTTTTTGATTAAATCTGGAAAACCAGCAGCCGAAAAATCTAATGACCGCCACACTAACAGAAAAACTAATtcagagagagattgtgagtaTAAAAAAACCCATAAGAGGTCATTTCTATCAAATTGGTTAAAAGAATTTCGCTGGGTAAATGCAGACGATACGgaagacgttttttttttgcagagttTGTCAAGAATATCCATTAACTGCAGATGagcgagtctggtgtggaggaacttgactggcctgcacagagtcctgacctcaacctaatagaacacctttgggatgaattagagcggagactgagagccagactaaaactgggacgtctgcctttacatgcacatgaatgtaatatggagttgtcccgctctttgcagctataaacagcttcaactcttctgggaaggctttccacaaggtttaggagtgtgtttatgggaatttttgaccgttcctctagaagaggatttatgaggtcaggcactgatgttggaagagaaggcctggctctcagtctccactctaattcatcccaaagctgtcTTTTGTGTTCTATCCAGCAGAAAAATGGTGTAAATTTAGGCAGTGACCACTGTGGTAGGAATGCGCCTATCAATATTGACAGTGATGCTGTGTGTAAACTATCAACTGTTTTATATACATGATACTAGTCACTGTTGTGTTAAAATAAAAGACTTGTGTTTTTAAACTCTATTTTTAAGTTCTTATTAGATTTCCTGTTtcttctgaaataaacaaaaacactgtacaACTGTGTTTATAGAATATAGGAACAATTTTAAGTAATAAAGTCTGGGAAAGTAAAACATTTTGAGATTTCCACACCCCTGTGACAGAATGCCCAGAGTGTTGTGCGATTAAATCTAAGCTTGTGAAAAAAAGTGTGATATTTCaccttcatcctcctcatctGGTGGAGTTGAAGGTCTGACTCGTTTCAGCGATGCGTCCTCTTCCAGCTCCTGAGGCTCTTTCCTTTTCACctgcaataaaaaaacatcacagtTAACATGTGTGTTCTATAGGCTGCACTCTAAAACTTGACAGCGTGTACATGTATGTGCATTTAAGGTCTATATATCAGGTGAGATTCCACAGGTACCTTGAATGAAGGCAGACGTAGAGCCCCACGCAGAGAGAACCCTTCCATGCCTCCGCTCTTCGCCCAGTCCACCAGAGACATCAACGGCTCGCGCGGCCGACTGCTGgtcttctcttccttcttctcctcgTCCCGCATGGCAGACACGGCCCTCATCGCAGTCTGGAATGgctgagagggaaaaaaaaacaaaacaaatggagCATTCCCTCAGGTGAAGCGATCACAGGTGAATAAACAGAAACGGATGAAGAATTTTTAAAGCGCTGTTTAGAACAGCAAAGTAAATCAGGCAGATTCCTATAAAAATCTCACAGCAGATCAAAGCAGCAAGTTCAAACCACAtgtacccataatgcactgcgcAGTCTAGAGGTGACGTCTGACTTTTGCATAAGGGTTAGTTCATGTAAATCCTCAGTGGGGCTGTTTTCTTCAAACTCACGCATATACGACTAAAATGGTGACTAAACTGCGTGAGCGTGCTAAACCCTCCATCGGGtaccactgatacacaccaagACCTCCTCCTGTAATAGGGAGCCATTACTTTTGGCCAGATGAACTACTGGTcttatttgtcttaatttattGATTTGCTTTTTAATGTGATGCGAATAAGTTTGAGCCTCACCTTAGCCTTCCTCTCTTTACGCTCCCACCACTCGTCGAAGGTTCCGAAGGCGACATTCTCCACCATCTTGCGGTTCAGGTCTCTCTGCATGATGTTCTTCATCTCGTCGATGAGAGCAGAGAGAACCAGCTGGACCGTGGCCTCGTGGGGGTTCTGACCCATCATGGGCATGGGGTACTGCTCGCCGTCTAGCCCTGGCACGGCACCATACGTAGGGGGTGGGTAGTGGGAAGGGTAGTGCTGGGGCAGGACGTGAGGAGGCCATGGGGAGTGAGGGGGAGGAGGCATGGTGTGGGGGTGGTGAGGGGGCAGCTGTGTGGCATGAGGGTCAGGGTACGGGTACGTAGGCATGTGAGGAGGCATGTAGCGGTGGTCCTGGTCATAGTGGTTCCCTGCAGCGCCATCTTGGTCCATGTAGGGGTGGTGGGGGTGCGGTGCGTGCGACGGAGGGGGCAGAGAATGGAGGTGGTAGGAGGGTGGGTATTCTGAGCCAGGCGCATGCTTTTCTCGCAGCTGGTGCAGACGACTGAGCATGTGCGCTTGCATCTGGAAGGACGTGCCAGCGTACTGGCTCATCAGCTCCACAGAGTTGGCGTAGTCGTACAGGTGGGGGGGCATGGGATATTCTGGGTGGAGCTCCATGTGGGGCAAAGGAGGGGGCACACCCGGCGGAGGAGGCGGGGGCTGGAGAGAGAAGCCGGGCGGGGGCGGAGGTGGAAGGTGGGGTGGATAGGAGGGCATGTGCGGGAGCGGTATCGAAGTGCCGAAGTGCTGCGTGCTGTCTGGGGGCGAGCCGGACGAGGGGTCGGCGCTCTGAGAGGGCAGGGCCGACTGAGACGACGGGGCGGGGGAGGACGACGATGAGGCAATGCCGCCGTTTCCACCGCCGTCGTCTTCATCAGAGATTTCCATATCTTCTCCAGAGGAGTGCGGGGATGGCTGGAAGAAGAGGAAGTGGCGATGAGAAAGAAATGACCTGACCAACAGATCAATCTCGATGCAATGCGACGTAAACACAATCCCAAAGATTTGCAGGTCGTATATTTCACTGCTCTTAAAAAGTATGCACAGAATTTACTGagtaaacaaccacaaacaggatataaattaatattataagaTAAAATACAGTTAAGATATAATGTCTAAATATTTCATCTTATCAAATAAGCCAAAGACCTTTTAGCTTTGAGCTTGAAGCCTGAAATTCAATCCAGGATTCAACAGCGCTGTTGGATAAGAAAAACTAGCACACTCACCTGTCGCTCTCCGTTGtaggtgggtggtgtgtgtgcacctgtgacCTTCTGTGTGTCGGATTCCGTGTGTTCCTCTTGTATGAGGACCTGCTGTCCCTGCGACGTCTCAGACAGTGTTGCGGAGACGTAGGTGGCGGAGGAGGCCATGTCTGTAGGGCttttccttccatctcctcctccCGCCGGTGTGGCCGCCTGTTTTCTCGCTCTGCTTCTCCTGTCCACTCTCCTCTGCTgtcctccatccatctctctgtctccgcCCTCTTCCCTCGGCTTCCTCGAGCCTCCCTGGGCACCCTCATCCTTCTTATCCTCATCCTCGTCGTCAGAGGCCAGGAAGGAGAACTTGGATTTTTGCTCCTTTAGCAGCATCTCGATGCGCGAGTCCAAACTACTGCAATGGTGAACGAATGGGAGGCTCTCGTTGGTGGAGTCCGGCTCCGGAGAGGAGGAGTCTCGTTGTGCGTGGGGCGGGGAGAGAGATGCGGTGGAGGAAGGGTGGTGGTGAGGCAGAGAGGTAGAGGATGGTGACGTGGATGATGAAGGAATGGAGCCATGAGGAGGGGAGGAGgggggaggggtgtgtgggggttgCGGCGGGGTGCTGGGGCGCCGCTTGGGTTTGGTCCACTGCTCCTCTCGGACCGGGCTCTCCTGGCCGAAATCTAGTGAGCTAAGAGTTTCAGCCACTGCCGCCGCGATGACCGAGGCAgggggaagaggaggaggtggaggaggtggtggaggatGTAACGGTGGGTGGTGAGATCGAAAATCGTTATCTCCACTTCCGCTCAATCTCTCCCCTGACCTGAAGGACGGAGAAGGCTCCAGGCGGGACGAAGACGGAGTGTCGTGCGTCGGGAGTTCTTTAGACTGATTGTATCCTCCGTACGAGGCGGGTGGAGGAGACATACTGTTGGAGGAGCGATGGCTGGAGTTGGAGTGGCCTCTGTATCGTGGATCAGAGCTGTTCGAATAATCCCCGTCCCTGTCCCTGCTGTCCCTCCTCCGTCCGTGGTGGTTGTGCGAGTGGTGGTGGTTCCGGTGCCTTCCGTGTTCCCTGGAGGCCGAGCTGTCCCTGCGGTATGACCTGCTGTCCCTCTCCTCACGGTGCGAGTGGTGTGAATGGTAGGAGGACTTGGACGAGGAGTTTACATCCTGTTGGTGATGGTAAGAGGAGCGGCGAGACGTGCCATAGCGCCCCCCAGAGTCTCTGTCACGCTCcctgtccctgtctctctgtccccgGTCCCGCTCCCTGTCCCGCTCTCGTTCGGCCACGGGCGGAGACTCGTACAGGGAGCCTGACGGGGGCATGTGAGGGTGTGGGGGCGCATGCATCCCTGTGGCGCCGGCGTTGTGATAGGGAGGGTAACAggtaagaggaggaggaggaggaggaggaaaaccGGGCCGACCTCGATGGTACGCCGTGGGGTCTTGAGGAGGAACTCTGTGAGGCTCATCATAATAGCGAGGCTTGAACCCAGACGAGGACGACACGGCAGACGAAGAGCAGGAAGATGAAGGAAGCATGTCCTGCGCAGGAAAACCTCCACCCGCAGGACCGCTGCTGTAACCTCCATGCCTGAAATAAACAGGTAATTCGTTTAGAGCAGGTTTTAAATTGTACAGAATTCCGCATGATCTGAGAGGTAAAGGCACCCACCTGCCCCCGGAGTATCCTGAATCCTGGGAAAAGGGAGTTCCCGAGCGTGACGTGTAAGGAGTTCCACCTCCCTGCGAAGAGCACGAGGAGCCAGGGGTGTATGGCCCCCCGAGGGAGGATGGCGGCGTGTCCAGACGCTGTTCCCCAAATCCGGTGTCCAAGGAGCACGGGGTGGCGCTGCCAAGCGGAGGAACCGGAATCTGATCGGTCGATAACTTCCGTCTGATATCAGACGACTGAAACAGAGACAGCAGGGCTCgtttaacaaataaacaagGAAGTAAAAAAGATCTTACAGAAGTGTTAGCGTCCAAAATCTCACGGTGTCGGGCTGTGCCGGAGCAGGGGGCTGAAACTTCTCACTCAGGGCTTTTCCTCCTGTGGGGACAGTCTGCGGTGTGTATGATCCATTAACTATCAGATCGTAATACTTCATCCTCTGCTggcctacaaacacacacacacaatggttaTAGCGGTATTAATGCCTccaaaacaaaaccacagtgtgtgcaaaaaaatataataaattattacataAAATCAACAAGAGTATAAGAATTAACAAACACTCAGTGTGTGTTGATTATTTCACTAACAGCATGTCCCAAGGTTTTAGTTATCTTTATTaatgctgaaactggagactccttctataaatgttacataaataaatgctgaatttttttttttttaatgaatgagctgttaccataaAAACGAATAAAAAAGGAAGCCTGCAATTTGCAGCTGTTGttgtaaaaaaattaatcaacaccttctgaccaatcagaacataACCTGTCAGTTTCACAGCTGTTATTTGCATTT comes from Hemibagrus wyckioides isolate EC202008001 linkage group LG02, SWU_Hwy_1.0, whole genome shotgun sequence and encodes:
- the setd1a gene encoding histone-lysine N-methyltransferase SETD1A, yielding MDPDSGADTQRTLSLQWKSYKLLQDPATRRVAQKIYRYDGIHFSIPDSGFPPVGELRDPRPRRIWSRHTEMSLPLPKFKLDEYYVGPIPLKEVTFARLNDNIREPFLLDMCTKFGEVEEMEILFHPKTRKHLGLARVLFTSTRGAKDTVKHLHNTSVMGNIVHAQLDIKGQQRMKYYDLIVNGSYTPQTVPTGGKALSEKFQPPAPAQPDTSSDIRRKLSTDQIPVPPLGSATPCSLDTGFGEQRLDTPPSSLGGPYTPGSSCSSQGGGTPYTSRSGTPFSQDSGYSGGRHGGYSSGPAGGGFPAQDMLPSSSCSSSAVSSSSGFKPRYYDEPHRVPPQDPTAYHRGRPGFPPPPPPPLTCYPPYHNAGATGMHAPPHPHMPPSGSLYESPPVAERERDRERDRGQRDRDRERDRDSGGRYGTSRRSSYHHQQDVNSSSKSSYHSHHSHREERDSRSYRRDSSASREHGRHRNHHHSHNHHGRRRDSRDRDGDYSNSSDPRYRGHSNSSHRSSNSMSPPPASYGGYNQSKELPTHDTPSSSRLEPSPSFRSGERLSGSGDNDFRSHHPPLHPPPPPPPPPLPPASVIAAAVAETLSSLDFGQESPVREEQWTKPKRRPSTPPQPPHTPPPSSPPHGSIPSSSTSPSSTSLPHHHPSSTASLSPPHAQRDSSSPEPDSTNESLPFVHHCSSLDSRIEMLLKEQKSKFSFLASDDEDEDKKDEGAQGGSRKPREEGGDREMDGGQQRRVDRRSRARKQAATPAGGGDGRKSPTDMASSATYVSATLSETSQGQQVLIQEEHTESDTQKVTGAHTPPTYNGERQPSPHSSGEDMEISDEDDGGGNGGIASSSSSPAPSSQSALPSQSADPSSGSPPDSTQHFGTSIPLPHMPSYPPHLPPPPPPGFSLQPPPPPPGVPPPLPHMELHPEYPMPPHLYDYANSVELMSQYAGTSFQMQAHMLSRLHQLREKHAPGSEYPPSYHLHSLPPPSHAPHPHHPYMDQDGAAGNHYDQDHRYMPPHMPTYPYPDPHATQLPPHHPHTMPPPPHSPWPPHVLPQHYPSHYPPPTYGAVPGLDGEQYPMPMMGQNPHEATVQLVLSALIDEMKNIMQRDLNRKMVENVAFGTFDEWWERKERKAKPFQTAMRAVSAMRDEEKKEEKTSSRPREPLMSLVDWAKSGGMEGFSLRGALRLPSFKVKRKEPQELEEDASLKRVRPSTPPDEEDEDSYQGKVSDSASRPEETRAAERDSVQRRKRPKPRKAYDLDSEGEETSDESSSEKEEDEDDSEKDESEDEALSADSDDESLSSSSESLSSSSSSSSSSSSSDEEDEEELEPADESEALDTMDESTMDSIAMEKKEKTSVGESPAVPAADLKTEDKMAPAASADHRPPSPPCPRPSSPILPPLKKRRKTVSFSTEESEAKPSVLVPAAPLSPSSAASPSLLLSPVKSQPPDQLITSSPAAAATSAASSKPAPMLRPFASRPTKATPPSASPTSVLTVPPPVRSLRPEEPRKRSPSPQSTPAKSPSRRGKESPRTPPTPVCLTVQNLPLDHASLVRVAYEDPAPVPLTPNQKGRPRGRPRTVSLSAPSTPSLLEEDEFDEDEDEEELLDQRLKLREQLGASSLLQLASASTPDLSVLAHVAAEMDEDVDSEETETSDEAEEHKLEEDAEARLFTLDPGGMLVLQEHNYSKSAAFLLPPLSPASSAGQKRTKQDTAVLLPTDFHQHCVQEAPEEVIGDSQTDTPELYSMGLVGGEAGDSAGAHVLSPVSKRRGSFKREESLEKGKSKKRTRKDKENVELQPAKKQKQEHGRKQRKGKLEDFAPEEDVDVEHLETADLSSSSSSSDSADSDFGLDEQLGFEREEVRKSERLFLQEAGVTPSTQRKTSLAPPPLPAPLCSYKQRSEFEQMTILYDIWNTGLDQEDMRLLKVTYEKLLQDDHNADWLNDTHWVPHTITNIPNPRRKKKAVDGQLRQHVTGCARSEGYYAISRKEKDVYLDLDLPEAVQEAVDYDVVASNRVLSERRSEQRRLLSAIGTPAVMDSDLLKLNQLKFRKKKLRFGRSRIHEWGLFAMEPIAADEMVIEYVGQNIRQMVADNREKRYAQEGIGSSYLFRVDHDTIIDATKCGNLARFINHCCTPNCYAKVITIESQKKIVIYSKQPIAVNEEITYDYKFPIEENKIPCLCGTENCRGTLN